The genomic region GCGGAGCGACGTTCTGTGGCGGACGACCATGTCACAAAACGTCCCGTTGGGACTCGATTGATACTGGCGAAAATCCTCGGACTAAAGTCCGAGGTTACCGAAATATGTGGCTCCGCGACAGCAAATAACGCAACTTCAAAACGCGAAAGCGAGGAAATCTTTTGCTCGACACGGTCCCTCGCGGATGCATCGAGTTGTTATTCGCCGTGGAACACAACGATAGGGCAATTTCCAGGCGTGTAAGCACGGAGGACTCGGGAGTCCGAAGTCCAAGAGCAACGGTATCAACGACAACGCTTACACACCTCGCTAAGTTTCCGAAGCCGGCAGCGGCACCAACCAGCGTTTTTTGTCTCAGGCCAACCCATCTCCACGAGCGTGCTAAATTAAGTCCCAACGGGACGGCACGATGTAGCCACGTGGCGTGAGCCCGTGGTTGCTGGACACAACGCAATCCCAAAGCCCCGAAGGGGCGACATGAACCACGCGATCATCGAACACAATACCTGACACCAGCGCAGCTTCTCCTCGAAATCAGCTTCTCCGTGAAAGGTGGTTGCCCGCAGGTTGCAGCGGTTCAACGCGAGATAAAGCCCACCTGCCACGTCCGCTTGGAGCGATCGAGGCATTTCGCTAAGCAGCCACCTGCTCCCGCTGATGCGAAGAGGATTGACCCATTTGATTTCTCAAATTCCGAATCTCGCGTCTCATCCTGGCGCAGCCACAAGCAGCCTGTATTGGAAATTGGTAAAAAAATTTACGGGCAAAATGATGAAAAGCCAACGCATCTCCAGTCTGGAAATCATTTTGCCAACGAATCATCTCGCCTAGTGCACGCGTTCGAGAACCAACCAGAACGACTTACTGCAATGAGTCATGGCAGACTGAATCAAACACACGGGGCAATCTATCGCCAAGAGTGTGGCAGGTGAACCATGAGCGGACGAAGTTCGAAACGCTTCCCGCCATCGAAGAAGCGAGGCTCAGCGAGTTTCGATTCGTCTAAACTGACTACAACACAAACCGTATCCACCAAACACTGAACGATCAAACACCGGACGAGTTCGAACGAGCTCACGAACTAACTCTGGCGACCTCAATCAACTTATCCACGGTTCGCAAGTCATGAACCTCGAGTCAGCCTCCGCAAAGCCCCGTCCTAGTTGATTGATGATTTGGGGCCACCACCATTCCCGCAGATCGGTAAGGCTTTGTTGTAGACATCGATATCGACCCGACGAATAAATAACTAGGCCTCAGCGCGGTCGAAAAAATCTTTCTGTCGCACCAATGTTTCTGTCGTCCCGATTCGAACGAACAATGGCGAGACGAGCCGTCAAGACAAAAGACAACGGCTGTCATTTTTTGTTGCCAACATCGCTTACGCTTGGTTTCGCAGCGAGTGACTCTCAGGGGACGCGATCGCTTACCGCCGTGTTGCCCTCGGCAAAGCGTCATTCGGCCGCCAGAGGCGACGGCACCTGTCACCTCGTTTGACAAACTCAATTCGGCTACGGATCCTGAAGACCGGTGCGTGAGTCGCAAATACCGGTGCTCTGCTGTCAAATCAGGCGAGCTGGGGAGTTCGTCGGGACGTGATCCCAAATACCATCCGCGCACGAAAAAGCCCCGTGTATTACGGGGCTTTTTGAATGCGGCCGAGAGGACTCGAACCTCCACGGGATTAACTCCCACTAGGCCCTCAACCTAGCGCGTCTGCCAGTTCCGCCACGGCCGCTCTTGTCGTGCTTTCGCTTAGCAGTATGCAGAGTTTTGCGTCCGCGGCCCAATTCGTCAACTCCCCCCATGCGATTCCTTTTTGTGCACCCCCACCCACCGCATTTTTCAGTCCGTTTGTTCCTGTTTTAACGACCAAATCGCCTCCTGAGGGACGCTGGGTTTAGGCTTCGACAGACGTGCCGGGGTTGCAATACTAGGGATGAGGAATCGTGGTAGCGGCGTATGAGTTTCGTCGTGGGTGGTAAACGTCGAAAGTCTTGACGACTTCCGCTACGCAGTTGGACGAAAGTCTTGACGACTTCCGCTACGTGCTTTGGCCCGCTGCACTGCTATGTGTCGAAGTTGACTCGCTTTCGCTTGCGGCCGCGACCGATCATCGCGTAGGCCCAGTCGGTATGGAACACTTCGTCACTGCCAGTGAACTCACGAATCATCCAGCCGCGTCGGGCCGCCGGGGATCCCGAGGGTGGGGAACGGCGGCGTCGATCGACGTTTTGCTGTTTGACAAGGACCGCTTCTGGCAGCCGCCGGATCAGCTGCTGGAAATACCCCGCGGCGGATAATTCGTGGTAACGCAAATCAATCTTCTTCTTCTCCGTCCACTCGGACTTCTCACCAAGCGCATCGATCAAGTGCTTCTTCGTCATCCAGTCGATGCGTCCGATCGCGTCGCGTGTCTGCGTGTGGTCTCGCCGGAACGCCGACAGGATGTCGATTAGCGATCCCCAGCGACTCAGCACCGTCTCGGATTCGCCATGCCATTGCTTTGACGTTTCGCCAACAAATTGTCTGGCCGCCATCAAGTACTTCTTTTGTATTTCCAACGCCGACAATTCGCCTTGCGACGTGGGCACGCTCGAAATCAAATTCCAATCACTTGCGATGCGATGGATCGATGCGACGCTGTTCTTTAAAACGGGCAAGTCCGCGACCGCTCCCGCTTCGATCATATCGAGCACCAGTGACACCGATGCAAATTTCACATACTCGGCATGATCGGCCATGTTCGAATCCGACAATCCGATTTGCAAGCGTTGACGTCGAGCGAACATGATGCGAGTCGACGCCAACGACAGGAACGTTTTCGCACAATAATGACTGAGCCAATGTCCATAAACAAACACCGGCCGCTCGCCACGAAAGCTTCCCATGTCGGCAATCGTATCGATCGCCATCGCCTTGCTGCTAAGCCGATAACGTCCTTCGTAATCCAGACCTCCCGATCCACAGACCGCTAACCGCGAGGCCAGTAGTGCGGTCAAGTAACGACGTTGGGGGCGAAAGGCAATGTGCCGAGCAACAAAACGCAACACGAGTACGATGGGCAGGTGAATCACTCGCAGTGCAGTGACGAAGAACATCGCAACCACTGGCGGTACCGAATCAAATGCGGTCTTCGGCGGTTGATCGTGCAACGAATCGTGTTCGGTAAATCCGGCAAACTCGCTTGCGTCGTATTCCGCAGCCGAGTTTGGGAAATCCGCCGAGTTTGCCCGCCCACGACGACGCTGTGCCATCCAACCGATCGCCAGCATGCACCACAGCAGCGGTACCGAGACGACCAAGCTGACGACTTGCATCATCCACAGCAGACAGACAAATATGCGGTAGACCAGCAACCAGACGCCGCTGGCGACTTCGGCATCATAGCTCTCTTGGCAACCGTAAATGTGTGAATAGGAATCGGAGCTGTTCTTCAGCACGCGAAGATCAAAACTGGTTTCCGATTCGGCCGTGGCATCGGCCACCAATTGGTCGATCGATCGTTGACAGGTCAACAGTTCTTCGGGGCTTCGCACTTCAGGGGTTGCGATCTCGATCAAACCGCCGGGAGTGTCGTGTAGCGTTGGATTGGATTCAAACGTGACCGCACCACCGCTGGCTAAAAACATCTGCTCGCTGTCGAACAATCCTTTCGCAGTCGGCTGGTCGCGGCGAATCGCTTCGCAGATTTGTTCATAGACAAACAAGGACGCGGGAAGATCTTCGGACGACAACGCTTGCGGGTCGACCGCCAGCGTGGCGTATTCGGTTTCCATCCCCATCAATCGCGATACGAGCGCGGTGGTCCGCTTCGGTCGAACCGCCGCGGAGCGTCGGTGTCTGTCAGCGGAAGCACGAGCGTTCACAATCGCGACTATGGATAACCGAGGTCTGGGAGTGATTAAAAACGGACCCGCCCTAACGCGTCACATTCTAGGGTGTCGCGTAGAGAGCAGATAGACCCGGGAGTGGGGAGTGGGGAGTGGGGAGTGAGGAGTGAGGAGTGAGGAGTGAGGAGTGACAGGGAGACACGGAGACACGGAGACACGGAGACACGGAGACACGGAGACACGGAGAGGGGGAGAGGGTAAATGCTGCGGGTTGTGATATGAGAGGGGGGCGGACAGCAGGGCTGGCAATTTTGGCGTGCGCTGCAGCCCGCTTTTGTATAATAAGATACACGCCGCGAGCTGGTTGGTATTTCGGAGTTCGTTTTTGTGAGGAGACTGCGATGAGTGTGTCAAAGGAAGCCCCACGCCGCGAGACGGCGAACGTGTCGATCGGTCAATACTTGGTGCGGCGTCTGCGTGATTACGGGGTGGACGACCTGTTTGGAATTCCCGGCGACTACGTGCTGGCACTCTACAGCGAACTCGAAAAGAGCCCGATCAATGTGGTCGGCTGTACGCGTGAAGACTGCGCAGGGTTTGCCGCGGACGGCTACGCGAGAATACGCGGGATGGGAGCATTGTGTGTGACCTACTGCGTTGGAGGACTGAGTGTCTGTAATTCGATCGCAGGCGCCTACGCGGAAAAGTCGCCGGTGGTTGTGATTTCGGGATCACCGGGGATCAAAGAACGCAGCACCGGGGCACTGCTGCATCACATGGTTCGCAACTTCCGCACGCAGATTGACGTGTTTGAAAAGTTCACCATTGCGGGGACGGAGCTTTCCGATTCGCTGACCGCGTTTTCAGAGATCGACCGTGTTCTCGATGCCTGTGATCGCTATAAACGCCCCGTCTATATCGACGTGCCTCGCGACATGGTCCACGTTGTGCCTCCGGTCACTCATGGTTACACCGGCGTTTCCTTCAGCAACAGTGAGGAAGCGACCAACGAAGCGATCCAGGAAACCGTGCGGCGTCTTTCGAGTGCAAAGAACCCCGTCATCTTGGCGGGAGTCGAAATGCATCGATTCCGATTGCAAGAACAACTAATCCAGCTGGCTGAATCGGCGAACCTTCCGATTGCGACCACCATGCTAGGCAAAAGCGTGGTGAGCGAACGTCACCCCTTGTTCATCGGTTTGTACGAAGGCGCGATTGGCGATCCGCAGGTGACGCGGTTTGTCGAGGAAAGCGATTGTGTGTTGTTGCTGGGGACGTTCTTGACCGACATCAATTTGGGGGTGTTTTCAGCGAAACTGGATCCAGGACGCTGCATTTTGGTGACCAGTGAAACGCTGCGTATTTCGCATCATCATTATCATGACGTTGATTTGAAGGCGTTTTTGACAGGATTGATCGAAGCCTCGCCGCAGACCACCGAACGCAACACCACCAATTTGATCCCACCACGCAACACCGAATCGGCGGACGAAGCGGGGACCGATTTGTTACAAACCAGTTGGATGATTCGCGAGCTGAACAAGCGACTGGATGCCGACACGATTGTGATCGCGGATGTGGGGGATTCGCTTTTTGCGGCCACCGAGTTGACGATCCACGAGCAGAGTGAATTTCTAAGTCCCGCCTACTATGCGTCAATGGGCTTCAGTATCCCGGCAGCGCTCGGTGCGGCAACGGCCAAGCCGGATCATCGGATCGTCGTGCTGGTGGGCGACGGTGCATTTCAAATGACAGGCCAAGAATTGAGCACACTGATCCGCCACGGACACAATCCAATCGTAATCTTGCTGGACAACCACGGATATGGCACCGAACGCTATCTGCACGAAGGCGAGTGGAAGTACAACGAGATCGCGAGATGGAATTATGGCGAATTATTGAAGGTCTACGGCGGTGGTGTGAGTCATTTGGTGAAGACCAAGTCCGAGTACATTCAGGCACTCGAGCGTGCATGGAACGAGAACGATTCGCCTCATCTGATTCAAGCGAAATTGAAAGAGAACGACGCGAGCCAGACCTTGCGAAAACTGGCTGAACGCCTGAGCAAATCGGTCGGATAAACGCCCCCCATCTCCGTAGCGGAAGTCGTCAAGACTTTCGACGGTTGGGGGGCATATTGCGGGCGTGGGGATGAAGTTGTGGCGTGGAACGAAACTTTTGACGAGTTCCGCTACGGCAAATCGAGAGTAGCGGAAGTCGTCAATACTTTCGACGGTTGGGGAGATATTGCGGGCGGGTGGATGAAGTTGTGGCGTGGGCCGAAACTTTTGACAAGTTCCGCTACGGCAAATCGAAAGTAGCGGAAGTCGTCAAGACTTTCGACGGTTGGGGAGTTTTTACGAGCGGGTGGATGAAGTGGTGGCGTGGCACGAAACTCTTGACGAGTTCCGCTACGGCAAATCCAGAGTAGCGGAAGTCGTCAAGACTTTCGACGGTTGGGGAGATATTGCAGGTGGGGGGATGAAGTTGTGGCGTGGGCCGAAACTCTTGACGAGTTCCGCTACGGCAAATCGAGAGTAGCGGAAGTCGTCAAGACTTTCGACGGTTGGGGAGATATTGCGGGCGGGTGGATGAAGTGGTGGCGTGGGCCGAAACTTTTGACAAGTTCCGCTACGGCAAATCGAGAGTAGCGGAAGTCGTCAAGACTTTCGACGGTTGGAGAGATTTTGCGAGCGGGTGGATGAAGTTGTGGCGTGGTCCGAAACTTTTGACGAGTTCCGCTACGGCAAATCGAAAGTAGCGGAAGTCGTCAAGACTTTCGACGGTCGGGGAGATATTGCAGGTGGGTGGATGAAGTGGTGGCGTGGTCCGAAACTCTTGACGAGTTCCGCTACGGCAAATCGAGAGTAGCGGAAGCCGTCAAGACTTTCGACGGTCCGGGAGCTTTTGCGAGCGGGTGGATGAAGTTGTGGCGTGGTCCGAAACTTTTGACAAGTTCCGCTACGGCAAATCGAGAGTAGCGGAAGTCGTCAAGACTTTCGACTGTTGGGGAGATATTGCAGGTGGGGGGATGAAGTTGTGGCGTAGGCCGAAACTCTTGACGAGTTCCGCTACCTGAATCGCAAACATTCGAATCTTCTATCGATATCCGCTACAATCAAAGACACAGAGTCGAACTTTTTCACGAACTCGGTTGGATGCATTGCATGACCGTTCTTCATCCTGATCGACTGAAGCGTCTGACGCCAGAGTACTATCAGGGGGATGCGTGGGTGCACTGGATTCTCACGATCGAAAAGCGACGCATCGGCTGGCTCGACGCTCGCTTTCTGTATCGGTTTCGTGAGTTGTTGACGCATGGTGCGTTTCGATACCAATTTGCGTGTCCCATTTATTGTCTTATGCCCGATCATATGCATCTTCTTTGGGCTGGATTGACGGCGAAATCGGATCAGCTTCTTGGGATGAAAAGCTTTCGCAAAAATCTGAACGACACACTTCAACGAATCGGCTTTCAGTTGCAGCGTCAACCTTATGATCATGTGCTTCAGGACGATGAACGTGAACAAAAGGCGATCGAAGAAGTCGCTGAATACATTGCCCGCAATCCAGAACGAAAGGGTTTGGTCGCAGACGACAAGTTTGCAAAGTATCCCTATACCGGTTGTCTGCTGCCGGGTGCACCGCTATTGAAGCCGTTTCAGGCCAAGGGATGGGATCCGATATGGACGACCATGTCCTTCCTCCGACGCACCGAATGCTTTCGCAAAGCAGATCCGAAATACCCTACTTCGTAGCGGAAGTCGTCAAAACTTTCGATGGTCGGGGAGATATTGCGGGCGGGGAATGAAGTTGTGGCGTGGTCCGAAACTTTTGACAAGTTCCGCTACGGCAAATCGAAAGTAGCGGAAGTCGTCAAGACTTTCGACGGTCCGGAGAGATTTTGCAGGTGGGGGGATGAAGTTGTGGCGTGGTCCGAAACTTTTGACAAGTTCCGCTACGGCAAATCGAAAGTAGCGGAAGTCGTCAAGACTTTCGACGGTCTGGAGAGATTTTGCAGGTGGGGGGATGAAGTCGTGGCGTGGAACGAAACTCTTGACGAGTTCCGCTACGTGTGAGGGGGCGTCGGAGGGAAAGAATATTGCGATTCGTTACATTCGTACCTCGAAAAAAACTTTCTTGCGAAGAATGCGGCGGTGTTGGGCTCTAATCGAACGTAGTCTTGCCAATAGCCACGCTTCCGTTTTGGCAATTCGGCCCCCCGACTTTCTCACTCTCCGTCTGCGTGTTCGATATGTCCGATCGCTATCTTCCTTTCAACTCTGGTTTACTGAGTCGGTTTGTCGTCGTGTGCACGCTGATGATCTGCACGGCAGCGTCGGCACAGTCGCCACCGATTCCTGAAGTGCTGAAACCATGGCAGGACTGGGTGACCTGGGATGTCGACAATCGCGATTGCCCCAAAATTTTCAGTAATGCAGGCGAGGCGATTTGTGCGTGGCCGTCGACGTTGAAATTGACGGTGGACGACGACGGTGGTGCGTTTGAACTCGAGGTTCAACGGTTTGACGAAACCTGGATGCCGCTGCCTGGTAACGTCACGTTTTGGCCACGGAACGTACAACTGGATGGGGAACCGGTCGTGGTCGTGCAGCATGACGGAGCTCCGTCGGTCAAATTGGACAAGGGCAATGGCAAGTTGACGGGCGAATTTTCGTGGCAACAAATGCCGCAGCGCATGCAAATCCCGGCATCCATTGGCATTTTGACTCTCTCGGTCAACGGCGCCGACGTGGCTGATCCAACCTGGGACGCGAAGGGCGAGGTTTGGTTGAAACGTTCGCGTAGCGAGCCTACCGACAAAGACCTGTTGAGTGTGAAGGTGTATCGAAAGATCGAGGACGGCATCCCACTGTGGTTGCGCACTCAAATCGAGTTGACGGTTTCTGGGAAAAGTCGCGAAGAGTTACTCGGTTCAGTGCTGCCCGAAGGCTGGCAGCTGGCGACCGTGCAAAGCCCCATCCCGGTGGCGATCGATGAACGTGGGGTCATCAAGGCTCAGGTGCGAGCGGGAAAATGGACAATCACGCTGGATGCGTTTCGCACGCAGGATGTCGATGAAATACGTTTCGCTACCGATGCGAAGCCACTTGCCGATAACGAGTTGATTGGGTTGCAAACCGATCCCGATTTCCGAGTCGCTCAGATCGAAGGATTACCGACGGTCGATGTGTCGCAGACGACCTATCCGAGCGGATGGCGAAATATTCCGGTGTATCAGTGGGATGTCAGCAAACCGTTTCAGTTGGTCGAAAAAATGCGAGGCATGGGGGATAAGGCTCGCAAGGGGCTGGAGATCCGACGGCGGTTGTGGTTGGACGAAGACGGCGAGATGTTCACCTATCACGATCAACTCGGTGGCCAGATGCAACAGATCTGGCGATTGGATGTCGCGGGGGATCATGAACTCGGTGCGGTGCGCGTCGATGGGGAAGCTCAGTTGATCACCTTGAATCCGGTCACCGGATCAAGTGGCACCGAAATCCGCCAACGGAACCTACAGCTGGACGCGGTCGGACGTGTGCCCATGAGCGACGCGTTGTCTGCGACCGGTTGGCAAGCGGATGCGGAATCGTTGCAAGTGACGATGACGACTCCGCCCGGTTGGCGAGTGTTTGCTGTTTTCGGGGCCGATCAAGTGCGCGGCGACTGGTTGACCGCTTGGTCGCTTTTGGATTTGTTTTTGCTACTAGTGTTTTCCTTAGCCGTGTTCAAGCTGTTTGGCTTTGTGGGCGGCGTGGTGGCACTGCTTGCGTTCGGGCTGTCGTATCACGAACCGGGATCACCGCGAATCACATGGCTCTTGTTGCTGATGCCGATCGCATTATTAAGAGTGGTTGGGGAAGGCAGTATTCGAAAATGGATCGTTGCATGGAAAGTCATTTCGATCGCGGTGCTGGTCCTTTGCCTGGTTCCCTTCATTGCGTTGCAAGTTCAAAGTGTGATCTATCCCCAGCTTGAACCGCAAGGGATTTCCTACGGCGATCGCGGCTTGTTTGTATGGAGCGGAATTGGTGCGGAGCCGCGTGCGGGACGAGCGATGACGGACGAAGCTGTTTCCTTTCAAGTCGACGCGCCCTCGAGTTCACTGGCACCGCAAAGGAGAGGAGAATCTGCCGCAAAGCAACTGGGCAAGGCGATCCATCAGTACGCCAATCTGAACTACGACCCCAAGGCAGTGATTCAAACCGGGCCCGCTCAGCCGCAGTGGAATTGGAACAACGTCGTATGTCGCTGGAATGGCCCCGTCGCGGCGAATCAGACCGTTCATCCGGTATTGGTTTCGTTGACGACCAACCGCATTCTGACGTGCATCCGAGTCGGGTTGCTTATCTTGTTGGCCGCGATTTTATTGCGACAGCGCGGCCGACGTTGGCCATGGTCTCGGGCAGCTTCACGCTCAGCAGTGGCCGTCACCGCGTTCGCAATGATGTGGTTGCCGAGTACTGCAATCGGGCAAGACACTGCGACCGACAGTACCAACGCAAATCCAAAAGCAACAAGTGCCCCAGGACCTGAAGTCGAATTGTTGGGCATTCCGACACCCGAGATGCTTGACACGCTGCGTGCGCGACTGCTGCAAACATCGGATGCGTTTCCCAATGCCGCCGCAATTCCGAACGCGGAGTTAAACATCACCGATAACGTGTTGACGATGAAGGTGACGATTCACGCGGCAGCGGATGTCGCGGTGCCGTTGCCAGGACGATTGCCGGCATGGTCACCGCTGTCGGTTACGACTGATGGAACCGATGCCGTCGCGGTCACGCGTCGTGACGGATACCTGTGGATCGCGCTGAAACAAGGGATTCATCAAGTCACGGTGAAAGGAACAGTGGCCGAAGCCGCCGAATGGGAATGGAGTTTCCTATTGAAGCCGCACCGATTGACGATCGACGCCGATGGATGGAACGTGACCGGATTAGACCGCAACGGGGTACCCGCCGAACAGGTGTTCTTTGTCAAAGACCAGGAGGTGAGCGATGACCAAGCGGCGTATGACCGCACCGAGTTCAGTCCCATTGTTCTGGTAGACCGGCGACTCGAAATTGGCTTGATTTGGAAGGTTCGCACCACTGTGACGCGACTATCTTCGGCGGGAAAAGCGATTTCATTGCAGGTGCCTCTATTGGAAGGCGAGCAGGTCTTGACCGCAGGGCGAGACGTCAACGACGGAGCCATCGCCGTTCAAATGGCCGCAAATCAGCAATCGTTTGGCTGGGAAAGCGAACTCGAGCGACGGCCACAAATCACGCTGTCGGCTTCGGACACCGAACGCTGGGTCGAACGTTGGCAATTGGTCACTTCGCCGATATGGAATGTGTCACTCGATGGGCTCGCTCCAATTTTCGAACCCGATGAACAAACTTTGATCCCCGTTTGGAAGCCATGGCCGGGGGAAACCGTAACGATTCAGTTTAGTCGCCCGATTGCCGTCGCGGGCGATACCGTGACGGTCCAGCGCGCGGATTTGACGACCACCTTAGGAGACCGACGCCGCACCAACACGCTGAAGATTGATCTTGAGTGCAGTTTGGCTAACGATTTTGGGATCACGCTTGCACCAGAGAGCGAAATCACTTCGCTAACGCTTGATCAGCAATCGATCCCGGTCCAGCGAGTGGACGGCGATTTGATCATTCCAGCGCATCCCGGTCGTCAAACGGTCGAAGTCCAATGGAGCAGTGCGGTGGCGATGGATCAGATCGTTCACTCGCCTGCGGTCACGCTGCCCGCGCCCGCGTCGAATGTCACCACGACGCTGGACGTTCCCGAAAGTCGCTGGATATTGTGGGCCGATGGGCCACTGCGAGGCCCCGCAGTGCGTTTTTGGACGATCCTTGCGGTTGCGATCATTGTGGCATTGGTGTTAGGCAGCGTTCCGATTTCGCCACTGCGACGTTATGAATGGGTGCTGCTGTCGATTGGATTGACGCAAGTCCCGCTGTTTGCATCGGTATTTGTCGTGGCATGGTTGTTTTTGCTGGCGTACCGCGGCAAGTACCCGGTCGTCGGAAGCTATCACCGTAGCGACTATGTGTTACAAGGGGTGATTGTACTGTTGACCGTGATTTCGCTATTGGTGCTGTTCATCGTGGTGGGCGAAGGGTTGCTTGGGAACCCCGACATGTTCATCGCGGGTAACCAATCATGGCGAAATCATCTGATTTGGTTCACGCCTCAGTCCGGTACGACGCTACCAATCACCACAGTCGTTTCGATCTCGGTTTGGTTCTATCGATTTTTGATGTTGGTATGGGCACTTTGGTTGGCCGCAGCATTGTTGCGATGGCTGGCGTGGGGCTGGAAGCAATTCAGCAAGGTTGTCGATGACGAGCCCGTGCTAGATGCCACGGTGGTGGAACCGGGAGAGGACGTAGAAGCTTAGTTAAGCCGCGTGCGTTCATTTCGCAACCCAACCGCGGTTGCGATGATGACTCTGGATTCATGCGGTTTTCCGCGGATTGACAATGCCCCGCAGTGCGAAGGCGGAAACGCTTATTGAGCGGACCGCTGTGCGGTGAGCAGGATCAGACGGTTCTCGTCAAAGAACTCGGTGACTCTTGCTGTGATCGTCCATAGGCTGTCGTTTGCGTCAGCGCGGATTGCGTTAACCACACGCTGTAAGACTAGATTTTCAACGATTTCAAGCGACTTGGCTTGCTTGACCGGTTTTGTCGGCGCGGAATCACGTTCGTATGTTTCGATCGACGTGGTAAACACACGTGAGATTGCGTCGTTTTCAACCGATTCTCGAAGCTGCGTTTCTGTTTTTCGCAAACGGTTATCGGGCGAAACGTTTTCGTGACGGTTTTCGTCGCTTGGGGTGAACAACCATCGGCGACCGGACATCGAGATTTGGCCGGTGATTTGAGGAATCACCGTGCCTTCGCGCAACTGATGGCGCAGCGAGTTATGATGCGTCAGCTTGGGGCTGTCGCTATTGTTACTGCGTGAAGCGAAATCCGAGCTGGAACCGGTTCGCTCAATCTCGTTGCGGTTGTGACCTGTTGCGTTCACTTGGCTTTCGTCGCCAAACCGGTCCGTTGCCAAGACGCTGCCGTCAAGCGTGACCACGAATAACGGAGTCAACACCGCGATCAGCGTTGTTGTTGGGATCAAGCATGCCATCAAATATCGCGAAAAATACATTGGCGTACGGGCCCACAACAGCAAGAGCGGTAGTAGCAGCATGACAGGGTATCGCAGTGGTAACGGTTTCAGGGATTGAAACAGTTCCTCGGATAACGGCTTCCATGCTGGCCGGGAACGAACGGAGCAAAACGCAACAGGTCGATAGATTCTTGCAAAAATGAATTTGGCGTTTAAATTCAGTTTTCTTTTGGCAT from Novipirellula caenicola harbors:
- a CDS encoding alpha-keto acid decarboxylase family protein; protein product: MSVSKEAPRRETANVSIGQYLVRRLRDYGVDDLFGIPGDYVLALYSELEKSPINVVGCTREDCAGFAADGYARIRGMGALCVTYCVGGLSVCNSIAGAYAEKSPVVVISGSPGIKERSTGALLHHMVRNFRTQIDVFEKFTIAGTELSDSLTAFSEIDRVLDACDRYKRPVYIDVPRDMVHVVPPVTHGYTGVSFSNSEEATNEAIQETVRRLSSAKNPVILAGVEMHRFRLQEQLIQLAESANLPIATTMLGKSVVSERHPLFIGLYEGAIGDPQVTRFVEESDCVLLLGTFLTDINLGVFSAKLDPGRCILVTSETLRISHHHYHDVDLKAFLTGLIEASPQTTERNTTNLIPPRNTESADEAGTDLLQTSWMIRELNKRLDADTIVIADVGDSLFAATELTIHEQSEFLSPAYYASMGFSIPAALGAATAKPDHRIVVLVGDGAFQMTGQELSTLIRHGHNPIVILLDNHGYGTERYLHEGEWKYNEIARWNYGELLKVYGGGVSHLVKTKSEYIQALERAWNENDSPHLIQAKLKENDASQTLRKLAERLSKSVG
- a CDS encoding proteasome accessory factor PafA2 family protein, with translation METEYATLAVDPQALSSEDLPASLFVYEQICEAIRRDQPTAKGLFDSEQMFLASGGAVTFESNPTLHDTPGGLIEIATPEVRSPEELLTCQRSIDQLVADATAESETSFDLRVLKNSSDSYSHIYGCQESYDAEVASGVWLLVYRIFVCLLWMMQVVSLVVSVPLLWCMLAIGWMAQRRRGRANSADFPNSAAEYDASEFAGFTEHDSLHDQPPKTAFDSVPPVVAMFFVTALRVIHLPIVLVLRFVARHIAFRPQRRYLTALLASRLAVCGSGGLDYEGRYRLSSKAMAIDTIADMGSFRGERPVFVYGHWLSHYCAKTFLSLASTRIMFARRQRLQIGLSDSNMADHAEYVKFASVSLVLDMIEAGAVADLPVLKNSVASIHRIASDWNLISSVPTSQGELSALEIQKKYLMAARQFVGETSKQWHGESETVLSRWGSLIDILSAFRRDHTQTRDAIGRIDWMTKKHLIDALGEKSEWTEKKKIDLRYHELSAAGYFQQLIRRLPEAVLVKQQNVDRRRRSPPSGSPAARRGWMIREFTGSDEVFHTDWAYAMIGRGRKRKRVNFDT